The following is a genomic window from Struthio camelus isolate bStrCam1 chromosome 17, bStrCam1.hap1, whole genome shotgun sequence.
GGTCCTGGTCTTTTCTGGCAAAGCTTATGGGAAACTTGGGCTCTCCCCTGAATGTGAACTGCCTCCTTTACTTTGAGTTAGAAGCCTTGCTTGTTAGACGGGCGTGTACGTGAATTTTAGTGCTACTTGATAGTaatagatgactttttttttttttttcccctcctattgTCTGAAGCTGACAGGAACCCTCTGGAATCCTTTCTTGGAACAGTGGAGCATGAGTATGGTGCTCAGGTGAGTGTCTGCTGTCTTCACGAAAGATCACTACAATGTAGAGATCGGTGTCAACAGAAGTTGTATGTGTGTGAATTGCTTCCTGTTTCTTCAGTTCAGCAGCAATTTTTCTATTGTGGCTTCTTTCTACGAGTAGCAGTTGTTTCCTTCTGAAGTTTCTGATGAAAAGGACATTGAATCCATTAGCAAAGTGAGAGTTGGGCATGAGCAGTGGTGGTAAATCTGAGCAAGCACAATTCTTGGTGGCATCCGACCATAATTTGGGAAGAAATGTTCACAGGCAACAAGCCACAGACTGGCAGAAGCCTTGCTTGGGAGATGGTGTTAGTGTAGTGATCATCAGACAAAAGATAATGGGCAGAAATGACACAGTctgagttgctggagagcagcatgcTAAAAGTTGTGTCCTTGGCTGTTCTGAAATGCGTGTTGATAATGACGGCAATATTGCTTCAGAAAAGACTCCCTTGAATCCGTATATACTAAGTGCAGTAGATGATACAGAGCCAGCAGCTGGCAAATCTATTAAGACAGTGTTGTAGATGTTAACGTGGATCATgggctttttgtttaaaatacccTATCAAAGTTTTGGCTTTCATAAAGGGTTGGGAGCTTAGTTTTGTAGCTTGTGTGCTTCTTTCTGGTCAGTTTCTAGGTTTTAAGTATTTAAGTGGCACATAATAAGTTGGCTTTTAAATAGATTCTATTGTCCCTAGAATCCTTGGAGATTTTTAACCTCAGTAGAAAGTACTTGTTTGGATCAGacttttaaatgtgtgtgtgtgtggctacaTATTACTGGTGACTAAAGTAGAGAAAGAGTTACTTCACAAGAAATAACTTAGTTTCTTGTAGTAGCCGCTGCCTGAGTCATTCTgtactttttttatttaataggaTCTGACAACAGAGTATGCCACAATTAACAATCCAACTGCTATTACTCTGGAGGAATATTTTGACCCAGAGTTTGATTTGAAAGATAGAGACATTGGAAGACCAAAAGAAGTCACCATCAGAACACAGAAGTGAGAAATGCTCTTAACTATTtcctgttttaaagtattttgaaactGTCTTTACCCGATCATCTAATCTTTAGAAAACAATTTGTACAAATATCTGATTAAATACCTCCCTGCTTTTTCTCCAAGAAATGAATCAAAAGAGGTATCTTGAACTGTTCAGCCATATTCTACTACTTCTACtaagtgaaacaaaacatttggaGTAGTGCTGTAACTTTCTAAAAATCCAATCCTTACCTATTGTAAAGTATTACCCATTGCCTTTAGTCTGACCAGGACTGCAATTCAGTTTTTTAGTGCAATAACTCTTCTGTCTCTTTGAGACGTATAAAGCAGGGGACAATGCTGTGTATTTTGCTTTGTATCTGTTCCAAAGCTGTACTCTTAGAATGCTTTTATGCAACTTGCTCGTATAGATTTAAAGCAACCTTGTGGATGAGTGAAGAGTTTCCCTTGTCTCTTATGGAACAAGTCACTCCAATCATTGATCTGATGGCCAGAACTAGTGCTCATTTTGCTAGACTTAGAGATTTCATCACTTTGGAGTTTCCACCAGGATTTCCTGTCAAAATTGGTAATgttcagcattttttattttaacatcttcatttCCATTCTACTGGTGTTTGCAACACGTTAGTTTAAAAACTGGAACACAAAGTTAACAAGGTTTTTGTAAATGTCATCTTGACCATCTCTAAAAGTGAGAAGCCAGATGCACGTTATCTTGTGTGCCTGGGATCATTAAATCCAAATTCCAAAGGACCAGCAGAGTAATGTAATTTTAAAGATGATATTGTTTCAGTAAGAACTGGCTGTTTGCTCACCTCTTCCTCTTGTCTCCGGTGTCTTAGATTCTTAAAATGTTatgttaaaatatgaaaagagTTTAGAAACAGCGAGACTGAGTGCAACTTCTTGGTGAGGTGGGTTGCAATTTGCTTTGTGGTTATGGGATGTTGTTTGTGAAATATGTTCAATAAACCTGTACGGGTTTGATGTGGCTACAAGTGTGGAAGTGAATGACggaattctctttttttatagAAATCTTGTACTCTTTCCTATAGAAATTCCCTTATTTCATGTGCTGAATGCCCGAATTACATTTGAGAATGTTAACAGCTGCAGGACAGCTGACAAACCATCATCACAAATCAGTGGAGGTGCACAGTGTGAGTCATCAGGTAAGGAGTAGAAAGATTCAGTGGCTGGATCTTCTAATAGTTCTGTCAGTGGAATCCACAAGAGGAGGAGACAGGTTAACTGCAAAGAATGAAAAATTCACAGATGAGAGGAAGCTGCAACGCATGACATAGCTGATCTGGAGTGTGTGAAAGTAGTCATTGGTAACACATTCTGCCCCTTCAGAGACTGCTCAAATGACTAAGCTGAGCTCTAGCAAAGCTTTACAAAGTGTTTTAGGGTTTAAATTCCGATGCATTAGATCATAGTGCTGCTGCTGATGAGAAAGCTATTGCTTTAGGAAGTAGAGTACAAAAGTGCTGTGACAGATCAGTCTGCGTGCCTTTTCAGGAGATAAGGAATTATGTTTGAGTAGGATGTTTGTGACTGCGTGTATACAGTTGTACTCTGTCCTATGAGGTGTTACAGACCCAGTCATTAGGAACATCCTCACTGAAGTCCGAGACGCTCCAGTATTTGTTGTGcaaccttgcttttctttttgtcagagTTTAGCCACCTTTGCTCTCTGCTGCACGTTGGCTTTACTTGTACGACTTGCCAGCATTCTAAAAAAAGACTCTCTATTTATTCTTACTGCTGTGCTTGGCTGCCACGTAAGTCTTTCAAAGCCTCTTGATGTGTGTAGCCGGGTGGTTGATCAACGTTTTTGAACGTTTATGCACAATTAAATCAACTCCATCAGAATTTTTTGAGCAACAATTGTAAAAATAAACTACGCCACGTTTGTAACTATATTTGACTTCTACAGGTGCTACTTTTGAGGTTGACCAGTCAGTGTTTGAGATTCCTAAATCTTACCATGTCCAAGATGATGGTAGGAACATACATGTGCAGGATGAAGATAATGAGATTATGCAATTTGCTATTCAGCAGAGTTTGTTGGAATCCAGTGGAAATAAAGTAAGTGTTGTAATCCACTCAGTGCAGCTTTAACAGTTTTGCAAGGATTATGCAGAGATAGTTGCATCTCTAAATTGCACCAAGGTGTGGAAAAAGTTATGTAGGACCTATTTTTCCTAAGAacctcaaaagagaaaaatgcagtaataaatttaaagaaatagagTGACTTAAGAGTTATCTTTCACTGAGTTGCATTGCAAGTCTGTTAACTGTTGTGGAATTTTTCTAGGAAATGGGAGTGCATTCCAATGGAGCAGTTGCATATTCACAGGACTTCAATTTACAGTATCAGAGGTAACTTTTTCCCCCCTATGCAAGCCACGCTCTGATAAAGCAAAAATACTTCCAACAGTAGCATGAAGgaattgtcctttttttttttttttttttttggtctgttcaGGTACAGAAGCACAGAACTCAAAGCCTTTTTTCCTATTGTTCCTGTTTCTTAAAGGTTTTATTGCTCCAAGAAATAAGAGCTTCAAATTAGGCCTCCCTGGTTTATATAACATGTCCCTTTCGTTCAACTGTAGGACTAGAAGACACACGTAACAGATTTTTTGCTCAACAAAATAAGCACGGTTCTTGGAACTGTGAGTTTGCTCCCTGTAAGTTTAATGTTTATTAGATACTGAGGACTTCGGGTAGctcttatttcatttcaaaatcattATGTAATCCTTACAAACTTGGTATTTAATGGACACTTGAGAATATGCTGTGGGGTCTTCCTGTAGCTAAGCGCGAAGAAATGTTTGTGCACACAAATAACTGCATTCTCCTGGCTCTTTGTGTACATGAAAATGATAGTACctttaaataaaaatcctttcGGAAGCCCACTGAAACTTTAACTCTTAGTATTTTAGCGTGTATAAAATATTCTGAGGAATAGTCAAAGAACAAGTTTTATGCTGGGAGCTTTATGGCCATTAGAACACATTGGTCTCATCTTGAGAATTGCTTTCTTCCCTTTAGGAAAGGGATTCAAATTTGCAATTGGAAAACAGTTGTTAGGGAGGATTATTGCAAGAAAAGCGTTACGGAATCTGTGCCTCTTGTTTCTtgaagctatttttctttcttcagggcacTGCAGGAGAGCTTTCTAACAAGCTCAGGTAATTCGCACTGCAGCACACCTAGTGAGCCCTCCAGTTTTGAAAAAGACTTGCAGCTTGCCATGGAGTTGTCTGTCCGAGAGCAGGAGGAGCGAGAGAAGCAACGTCGCGAAGAGGAAGACGCAGAGCTTCAGCAAGTTCTACAGCTTTCTCTCGTGGAAAAATAACTCCTTAGTGATCTCCTGAAATAAGGATGACCAAAGTTGTGTGATACTGAAAGCTTTTATAGCTATCAGCCTGAGGACTACTCCTGGATTACTAAAGTAAACATTTCACCTGCCTTCTTAATTTTAATCATTAGCATAAATGAAGCTctggtgtggttttccaccttgATTTGAGGGCTGGAGTGCTATTTACGAAAAAGACTTTTTTGCAGATTGTGCAGTGCTTAAACATGAGGGGAGTTTCAGAACATGGGGATCTGCGTTTGGTTCCCCAGCCACGCAGTCTtagctttgaaagaaaagttttacATAAACACATTTATTGAAGAGCAGATGGAAATTTTGCTTAGCATCAGGATGTAGGATTGCCATCAAGTTTGAGAACATAATCTGTGGGGAGTCCAGGGCGAAAACTTCGTTACTTACCAAAGAAATGCTCATCTGCTTAGTCATTTCTGAATAATTCAAAGCCATTGACTGTGCTGCTTCCAGTTGTTACTTGGAGGGATATCTATCTATCTCTATATGTATACCTGCATACAGTAGTTTTTCATGCTGACAGTGTATCATGCT
Proteins encoded in this region:
- the ANKRD13A gene encoding ankyrin repeat domain-containing protein 13A isoform X2 → MVHMILQHRDYQQTSMTLGGVPELLQKINETPDFYVEMKWEFTSWVPLVSRVCPSDVCRIWKSGAKLRVDITLLGFENMSWERGRRSLIFKGEDTGGWAELIEINHDDKFVTTERFEISQHMKRLTLGSMTPKRKDVERRLTSPIINTCLDTKNIAFERTTSGFWVWRTEKAEGVNGYEAKVYTANNVNVVTKIRTEHLTEEEKKRYKADRNPLESFLGTVEHEYGAQDLTTEYATINNPTAITLEEYFDPEFDLKDRDIGRPKEVTIRTQKFKATLWMSEEFPLSLMEQVTPIIDLMARTSAHFARLRDFITLEFPPGFPVKIEIPLFHVLNARITFENVNSCRTADKPSSQISGGAQCESSGATFEVDQSVFEIPKSYHVQDDGRNIHVQDEDNEIMQFAIQQSLLESSGNKEMGVHSNGAVAYSQDFNLQYQRALQESFLTSSGNSHCSTPSEPSSFEKDLQLAMELSVREQEEREKQRREEEDAELQQVLQLSLVEK